A window of the Brassica napus cultivar Da-Ae chromosome C5, Da-Ae, whole genome shotgun sequence genome harbors these coding sequences:
- the LOC106369858 gene encoding uncharacterized protein LOC106369858 — protein sequence MKLLQAGVIYAISDSKWVSHVHVVPKKGGIIVVANEKNELIPTRTVTGHRFFQIPIHPNDQENTTFTCPYGTFAYRRMSFGLVLQRCEEKHLVLNWEKCHFMGINVDKAKIEVMMSLQPPNSVKGIRSFLGHAGFYRRFIKDFSKIARPLTRLLCKETKFEFDSDCLGAFHTIKGALLSVPIVQPPDWELPFEIMTAASDFAVGAVLGQRKDKKLHVIYYASRTLDEAQCHYATTEKELLAIVFAFEKFRSYLVGSKDKKGIENGVADHLSRMKIDEETALDDSLPVEHVYSISLRSITEQPTRPDCSNILEHLVCAIQKQYPHLPWFTEIANYLAAEKKPVKFTGNDKRKFLRGARHYYWDEPYLYRSCKDGVFRRCDSCQRQGNISKRNEMPQNFILEIEVFDCWGIDFMGPFPPSFKNEYILVAVDYVSKWVEAIANPTNDAKVVTKMFKTIIFPRFGVPRVGISYGGSHFINRIFAGLLKKNGEKHKVAMPYHPQTNGQVEVSNREIKSILQKTVNTSRKDWSLKLDNALWAYRTVYKTPIGTTPYNLVYGKACHLPVDLEYKAAWAVKLLNFDIKPAAERRSMQIHELEEIRHLAYESSKIYKERTKAYHDKRIIR from the exons atgaaacttctaCAGGCTGGTGTAATCTATGCGATTTCTGATAGTAAGTGGGTTAGTCATGTTCATGTAGTTCCTAAGAAAGGTGGCATTATTGTGGTCGCtaatgaaaagaatgaattgatACCTACTAGGACAGTAACTGGTCACC gtttctttcagattCCCATTCACCCAAACGATCAGGAGAATACGACTTTCACGTGTCCCTACGGGACTTTCGCCTACAGGAGAATGTCGTTTGGGCT ggtcctTCAGCGGTGCGAAGAAAAGCATCTCGTgttaaattgggagaagtgtcacttcatg GGGATCAATGTGGACAAAGCAAAGATAGAAGTAATGATGAGTTTACAGCCTCCAAACTCTGTCAAAGGAATCAGGAGTTTCCTCGGACATGCTGGTTTCTACAGAAGattcatcaaggacttctccaAAATCGCAAGACCACTCACTAGACTGCTCTGCAAGGAGACAAAATTTGAGTTCGATAGCGATTGTTTAGGCGCTTTCCACACGATCAAAGGAGCTCTACTCAGCGTACCCATTGTGCAACCACCAGACTGGGAGCTTCCTTTCGAGATAATGACTGCCGCAAGCGATTTTGCGGTTGGAGCAGTGCTCGGCCAACGAAAAGATAAGAAGCTTCACGTGATCTATTATGCAAGCAGAACACTAGACGAAGCTCAATGTCACTACGCAACTACAGAGAAAGAACTTCTGGCAATTGTCTTTGCCTTTGAAAAATTCAGATCTTACCTTGTTGGCTCCAAG GATAAAAAGGGCATCGAGAATGGTGTCGCAGATCACCTCTCCAGAATGAAGATAGATGAAGAAACAGCCCTTGACGATAGCCTTCCTGTCGAGCACGTCTACTCGATCAGTCTGCGAAGCATCACAGAACAACCAACCCGACCAGATTGCTCCAACATTCTGGAACACCTTGTTTGTGCGATCCAAAAGCAATACCCCCATCTCCCATGGTTTACTGAGATTGCCAACTATCTGGCCGCCGAGAAAAAACCAGTCAAATTCACTGGCAATGATAAACGGAAATTTCTAAGAGGCGCAAGACACTACTATTGGGATGAACCATATTTGTACCGAAGTTGCAAGGATGGAGTATTCCGACG GTGTGACTCATGCCAGCGCCAAGGGAATATCAGTAAgcggaatgagatgcctcagaactTCATCTTGGAAATAGAAGTATTCGATTGTTGGGGGATTGATTTTATGGGACCATTCCCACCATCCTTCAAGAACGAATACATATTGGTGGCAGTTGACTACGTTTCTAAGTGGGTGGAAGCAATAGCCAATCCCACAAACGACGCAAAGGTGGTGACTAAAATGTTCAAAACCATAATCTTTCCAAGATTTGGCGTACCACGAGTGGGCATCAGTTATGGGGGTAGTCACTTCATCAACAGGATTTTTGCAGGCCTATTGAAGAAGAATGGCGAGAAACACAAGGTAGCCATGCCATATCACCCTCAAACAAATGGTCAAGTGGAAGTTTCAAATAGAGAGATCAAGAGTATCCTGCAGAAGACAGTCAACACCAGTCGCAAGGATTGGTCACTCAAGCTAGACAACGCTCTCTGGGCCTACAGAACAGTCTACAAAACACCAATCGGGACCACTCCCTACAACCTGGTGTACGGTAAAGCTTGTCACCTTCCGGTTGATTTGGAGTACAAGGCAGCATGGGCTGTGAAACTACTCAACTTCGACATCAAACCAGCAGCAGAAAGACGATCCATGCAGATCCACGAGCTGGAAGAAATTAGGCATCTCGCCTATGAAAGCTCAAAAATCTACAAGGAGCGAACTAAGGCCTATCATGACAAGAGGATCATCAGATGA
- the LOC106369859 gene encoding uncharacterized protein LOC106369859, which yields MTQEHHVPTRVYTPKVPYQVSAKKSRKDCEEMKCKKMLEELNVKLSLMDAIQMIPSMCSLVKGLISGKTSADSNIMMVSNECSAVLQNRTVRKLEDPGKFVLSVQIRKTVFACSLCDLGSSVNLMPYSVAKCMGLTNFKPTRISLVFADRSVKLPVGVLEDLQVQIGNTTVPADFVVLELEDEPKDPLILGRPFLCTAGAIIDVRNGRIDLQLGDIVMKFEMDELLKRPMLDGQNFTIDEENAALTPQQGMIEES from the coding sequence ATGACGCAAGAGCATCATGTTCCTACTCGCGTCTACACTCCAAAAGTTCCCTACCAAGTCTCTGCTAAGAAATCACGCAAGGATTGCGAAGAGATGAAATGCAAAAAGATGCTAGAGGAGTTGAACGTCAAGCTATCTCTCATGGACGCAATTCAGATGATTCCTTCAATGTGCAGTCTTGTGAAGGGGCTGATCTCTGGGAAGACTTCTGCAGACAGCAATATCATGATGGTTTCAAACGAATGCAGCGCAGTCCTTCAAAACAGAACAGTCAGGAAACTAGAAGATCCTGGAAAATTTGTCCTCTCGGTTCAGATTAGAAAAACAGTTTTCGCATGTTCCTTATGTGATTTAGGTTCCAGTGTAAATCTCATGCCCTACTCAGTTGCAAAATGTATGGGACTAACCAACTTCAAGCCAACCAGGATCTCGTTGGTCTTCGCGGACAGATCAGTCAAGTTGCCAGTAGGTGTTCTCGAAGACCTGCAAGTGCAAATTGGCAACACCACTGTTCCGGCGGATTTCGTGGTTCTGGAGCTCGAAGATGAACCGAAAGACCCTCTCATTCTGGGCCGACCCTTCTTATGCACAGCTGGTGCAATCATTGATGTGCGTAATGGGAGGATCGATCTCCAACTAGGAGATATTGTGATGAAGTTTGAGATGGACGAGTTGCTCAAACGACCTATGTTAGATGGTCAGAACTTCACGATTGACGAAGAGAATGCCGCCTTGACCCCTCAACAAGGGATGATTGAAGAATCCTAG